GCGGCGCGGTTCGGCCTCGACGATCCGCCCAATTTCGAGGGGCGCTGGCACCTGCACGTGCAGGCCTCCCTCTCCGAGCTGGCCAAGCGCTTCCACCGGCCAACGGAGCAGATCCGGGAGCAGCTCGATGCCGCGCGCGCCCTGCTCTACCAGGAACGCAGCCGCCGCGTGTGGCCCATGCGTGACGAGAAGATCCTGACCAGCTGGAACGCGCTGGCCATTCGCGGGCTCGCTCGGGCCGGCCGCCTGCTTGAGCGGCCGGACTTCATCGACGCCGCAGAACAGGCGATGGACTTCGTGCGTCAATCGCTCTGGCGGGACGGCCGCCTCCTGGCCAGCTGGCGGCGCGGCACCGCGGAACTCCCCGCCTACCTGGACGACCACGCCTTTCTCCTGGATGCCGTCCTGGAACTGCTGCAGTGCCGCTGGGACGATGCCACCGCCGGCTTCGGCGATACACTGGCCGAGCGGCTGCTGGCCGGCTTCGAGGACACGGAGCATGGCGGCTTCCTCTTCACCGCGCACGACCATGAAGCGCTCATCACACGCAGCCGGCCGTTGACCGATGACGCCCTGCCGTCGGGCAATGGCGTGGCAGCCCGCGCCCTGATGGAGTTCGGCACCCTGCGTGGCGAGCCGCGGTATCTTGCCGCGGGCGAACGCGCCGTGCGCAGTGCCGCCCCGGCGATGGCCAGGGCGCCGCATGCACACGCCACGCTACTGGGCGCAATGGACCGGGTCCTGCAACCCCCGCGCGTGGTCACACTGTCCGGCGACGCCGCGGATGCGACTACATGGCAGCGTGACGTGGAACGCTACTACGCCCCGGGCAGGCTGGTGTTCCTGCCGGCCCATGAGCCCGGGGCGCCGGTGCGGGCGACGGTGTGCGAGGGAACGGTCTGCCGGGCGGCGCCCGGGTCCGTGCATGACCTGCGAGCCTGGCTGCACGCACCGCGCCAGCAGGCGGTGAACAACTGATCGACCGCACCCCGCCGATCTATACTGGCAGGCTACGGTCGCCACCCGACGCGAGGACGCCCCCATGACGCCGGACACCATGATCTCCAGGCTACGGAGCCTGGACTCACTGCCCGACGCCTATTACCGGGTCGAGACCCTGATTGCCGACCCCTACGCCACGGTCACCGCCATTGCCGATACACTGCGTGGCGACCCGGCCATGGCCAGTCGCGTCCTCGGCGTGGTCAACAGCGCCTTCTACGGCTTTCCGACGCGGGTGGATACCATCCCCATGGCGATCACCATCATCGGCACGCGCGGGCTGCGCGACCTCATGCTCGGCATGTCGGTGACCCGCGCGTTCCGGGGCATTGGCACCCAGCTGGTCAGCATGGAGCGCTTCTGGGAGCACGCGATCTACTGCGGCCTGATGGCACGGGCCCTGGGCAGGGAAAACGGCCAGCGGGATGCGGAGCAACTGTTTCTCGCCGGTCTGTTCCACGACCTTGGCAAGCTGGTGATCTATCACGTCATGCCGAACGAGGCTGCAGCGCTGTTGCGCGAGTTCGCCACCAGCGACCGCCCTCTGCCAGAGCTGGAGCAACGCCACCTGGGCTGCGATCACGGCGAAGTGGGGCAGGCGCTGTTACGCCGGTGGTACCTGCCGGAGCTGTTCCAGGAAGCTGCCGCCTGTCACCACAACCCGGAGCAGGCCACCCTCCACCCGGACACCACGGCCCTGGTCCATGCGGCCGATGCCCTGACCCGGAAGGTGGAACCGGGCTACGGCTTTCAGCCGGTGGACCGTGAGCCGCCCATCCATCCGGACGTGCGCCCCCTGATCCCGCAGGACCCGGAAACCATCCAGCGCCTGCGGCTGACCGTGGACACGGAAACGGTGGAACTCTACGAGCTGCTGTTCACGGAAC
This genomic interval from Aquisalimonas asiatica contains the following:
- a CDS encoding HDOD domain-containing protein, translated to MTPDTMISRLRSLDSLPDAYYRVETLIADPYATVTAIADTLRGDPAMASRVLGVVNSAFYGFPTRVDTIPMAITIIGTRGLRDLMLGMSVTRAFRGIGTQLVSMERFWEHAIYCGLMARALGRENGQRDAEQLFLAGLFHDLGKLVIYHVMPNEAAALLREFATSDRPLPELEQRHLGCDHGEVGQALLRRWYLPELFQEAAACHHNPEQATLHPDTTALVHAADALTRKVEPGYGFQPVDREPPIHPDVRPLIPQDPETIQRLRLTVDTETVELYELLFTEPY